In the genome of Pichia kudriavzevii chromosome 4, complete sequence, one region contains:
- a CDS encoding uncharacterized protein (PKUD0D02010; similar to Saccharomyces cerevisiae YLR086W (SMC4); ancestral locus Anc_8.259): MDMHSTLSHLDELDPSIDPLANSSFHSHSHSPSESPSQKPVSDPPQNQLLKTPPLAASEPNVPLIGNAPKLLDQHDSTNVSVFGLDPVPSPRKLAEKLLFQPTDSSPRLVIDKLVLTNFKSYAGIQEIGPFHTSFSAVVGPNGSGKSNVIDSLLFVFGFRANKMRQSKLCELIHNSESFPNLDFCQVDIHFAKVVDNYDSNGNPLSPTYIPNSNLLVSRRAEKNNASTYFINNKKSNYTEVTTLLKKEGIDLDHKRFLILQGEVEMIAQMKPKAETENDDGLLEYLEDIIGTSNYKQEIEEITRETETLQEKLTEKERIFKITEKQHNDLISRKEQAIEYLILEKKLKQETARYWYLTHYSETLQLEKYSSKLQELNHRIKGDNSFIEEAKRKIENLKKKKSKLSESLNSKTDEIITLRKKFKSVEREQVSARESLRITTKKSENLEKTLENNKKSLNTNENELKDLNSKIKDLEESISEVNRNLVTEVSKLDELKAKLSSHTKTYSDQIDKLQQKLEPWKTKLDKNKSEYNIKKAETELLENQLEQILNESNNLKAIIVNKEDQLKLNSSKIEALVDKKSVTQENIQRHTPNFEVAGKELKRLEFEIKELGDKIEDARNKASSSESQNKVLNALNKLQQSGRITGFYGRLGDLGSIDDKYDIAVSTGGGSLNDFVVETVEDAQTCIQYLRQNRLGFGKFIVLQKLRKFNLNKINTPENTPRLFDLIKPIDAKFAPAFYSSMYDTLVAPNLTVANRVAFGGSRRWRVVTLDGKLVDVSGTMSGGGNRVNRGGMKLSSNASQFVNLVSAQQLKEWKDELEDKEKRYNVAEDQYRKMDQLLRKSQEDIPRMSAEIQTLKMENTTLKDEIEDTKARMNDWTSKSSQITLLQEKIEKNSKSMQKINKDRAKLEETSTLLQSQIDELQQKIIDTGGIRLKTQTNKVQSLKDEIQLKSEIKQNDELRVTKLQNQNQKLVKLIEQSGLQLEEISQTITQLTHELETKTKEAKTLGTDIEKLDGEKDRISFEINETNDQLEVEDSTLREKSDLIASKIKEIEKIETVIRKIQIEIDHARESFNNIEYRDVHPLISWMAEDDPLFSQLIQEKPSFDEEYAGREIKSKGCDLKKLGEDVDNLKKELSDLTVNLDILPSFGSKEQEFQTFKSELEEAATKLHEIKERGEELNERRHSEFSEGFNQISSTLKSMYHLITAGGMAELEYSDSHDAFSEGIVFSVMPPKKSWRTISNLSGGEKTLASLALVFALHHYKPTPLYVMDEIDAALDFKNVSIVANYIKSRTKNAQFIVISLRNNMFELAESLIGIYKVNNMTKSATLINRDLIGK; encoded by the coding sequence ATGGACATGCACTCTACATTGTCTCATTTGGATGAACTCGATCCCTCTATTGACCCTTTGGCTAATAGCTCTTTCCACTCCCACTCCCATTCCCCCTCAGAATCACCCTCGCAAAAACCAGTATCAGATCCACCTCAGAACCAGCTTCTGAAAACCCCTCCTCTAGCAGCCTCAGAACCAAACGTGCCCCTCATTGGTAACGCACCAAAACTCCTTGACCAACATGACTCTACTAATGTCTCTGTCTTTGGCTTGGATCCCGTCCCCTCTCCAAGGAAACTGGCAGAAAAACTCCTCTTCCAGCCAACAGACTCCTCTCCAAGACTCGTCATAGACAAGTTGGTCTTGACTAACTTCAAATCCTATGCAGGTATACAGGAAATCGGCCCTTTTCATACCTCATTTAGTGCCGTTGTGGGGCCTAACGGTTCGGGGAAATCTAATGTTATCGACTCCTTGCTCTTTGTCTTTGGCTTTAGGGCAAACAAAATGAGACAGTCAAAACTTTGCGAATTGATCCATAATTCAGAGAGTTTTCCCAATTTGGACTTTTGTCAAGTCGATATCCATTTCGCCAAAGTCGTCGATAACTATGACTCCAACGGTAATCCACTGAGCCCAACTtatattccaaattcaaacttGTTGGTATCCAGAAGGgcagagaaaaacaacGCCTCCACATACTTtataaacaacaaaaagagTAATTATACAGAGGTCACTACtctattgaagaaggaggGAATCGATTTGGACCACAAGAGATTCTTAATTTTACAAGGTGAAGTTGAAATGATTGCACAAATGAAACCAAAGGCAGAAACAGAGAATGATGATGGACTACTCGAATATTTGGAAGACATTATAGGAACTTCCAACTATAAGCAGGAAATCGAGGAAATTACAAGAGAAACTGAAACtttacaagaaaaattgaCCGAAAAGGAACgtatattcaaaataacTGAAAAACAGCACAATGATCTCATCTCACGTAAAGAACAGGCAATTGAGTACTTaattttggagaagaaactgaaacAAGAAACAGCAAGATATTGGTACCTGACTCACTATTCTGAAACTTTACAATTGGAGAAGTATTCCTCTAAATTGCAAGAATTGAATCATAGAATCAAAGGTGATAACTCATTTATAGAGGAGGccaaaaggaaaatagaaaacttgaagaagaaaaaatcaaaattgtcTGAAAGTTTAAACAGCAAGACCGACGAAATAATAAcattgaggaagaaattcaaatccGTAGAGAGAGAACAAGTATCTGCAAGAGAAAGTTTGAGAATAACAACTAAGAAATCAGAAAACTTAGAGAAAACCTTAGAAAATAACAAGAAGTCTCTAAACACCAACGAAAATGAGTTGAAAGATctcaattccaaaatcaaagatttagAGGAATCAATCTCAGAAGTGAATAGGAATTTAGTGACGGAGGTTTCCAAATTGGATGAGCTTAAAGCAAAATTATCTTCTCATACGAAAACATATTCGGATCAGATTGATAAACTGCAGCAGAAGTTAGAACCTTGGAAGACAAAACTggataaaaataaaagtgaATACAATATCAAGAAGGCTGAAACAGAGTTATTGGAGAACCAGCTAGAACAGATACTGAATGAAAGCAATAATTTGAAGGCGATTATAGTGAACAAGGAGGATCAACTAAAGTTGAACTCCTCCAAAATCGAGGCTTTGGTTGACAAAAAGTCGGTTACCCAagaaaatatccaaaggCATACACCAAATTTTGAGGTGGCCGGTAAAGAGCTCAAACGTTTAGAATTCGAAATCAAAGAACTGGGAGATAAAATAGAAGATGCAAGAAATAAAGCTTCAAGCAGTGAGTCTCAAAACAAAGTTCTTAATGCACTGAATAAGCTTCAACAATCAGGTAGAATAACTGGATTTTATGGGAGATTGGGTGATTTGGGTTCTATTGATGACAAGTATGATATTGCAGTATCAACAGGTGGTGGTTCTTTGAATGACTTTGTTGTGGAAACTGTTGAAGACGCTCAAACCTGTATCCAATATTTGAGACAAAATAGGCTGGGGTTTGGTAAGTTTATTGTGTTACAAAAACTCAGAAAATTTAACCTCAACAAAATAAATACACCTGAAAATACCCCTAGGTTGTTTGATCTGATCAAGCCAATAGATGCGAAGTTCGCACCAGCATTCTATAGTTCTATGTATGACACGTTGGTTGCTCCGAACTTGACTGTTGCCAATCGGGTCGCATTTGGCGGTTCAAGAAGATGGAGAGTAGTAACTTTAGATGGTAAATTGGTTGACGTTAGTGGAACAATGTCAGGTGGTGGTAATAGAGTAAACCGTGGTGGTATGAAGCTTTCTTCTAACGCTTCACAATTTGTCAATCTGGTATCCGCACAGCAATTGAAGGAGTGGAAAGATGAACTTGAAGATAAGGAAAAGAGATATAATGTTGCGGAGGATCAATATAGGAAGATGGACCAACTTTTAAGAAAGTCGCAAGAAGATATTCCTAGAATGTCGGCTGAAATTCAAACCCTAAAAATGGAGAATACTACCTTGAAGGATGAAATCGAAGATACCAAGGCAAGGATGAATGATTGGACTTCAAAGAGTAGCCAAATAACTCTATTGCAAGAGAAAATCGagaaaaactcaaaatccatgcagaaaatcaacaaagatAGAGCCAAGCTAGAGGAAACCTCAACTTTATTGCAGTCTCAAATAGATGAACTGCAGCAAAAAATTATAGATACCGGTGGTATAAGATTGAAAACACAGACAAATAAGGTTCAATCACTTAAGGATGAGATTCAACTAAAGAGTGAAATTAAACaaaatgatgaattgaGGGTCACAAAATTACagaaccaaaatcaaaaactaGTAAAACTTATAGAGCAATCGGGTCTACAACTAGAAGAAATATCACAGACAATAACGCAATTAACGCATGAGCTTGAGaccaaaaccaaagaagCGAAAACGTTGGGGACTGATATAGAAAAGTTGGATGGTGAAAAAGACCGGATTTcatttgaaatcaatgaaacaaaTGATCAACTTGAAGTAGAAGATTCCACGTTACGTGAGAAATCCGACTTGATAgcttcaaaaataaaggaaattgagaaaattgaaacagtAATCCGCAAGatacaaattgaaattgatcaTGCAAGGGAGtctttcaataatattgaATACAGAGATGTTCATCCATTAATTTCGTGGATGGCAGAAGATGACCCGTTATTCTCGCAGCTGATCCAAGAAAAACCGAGCTTTGACGAGGAGTATGCAGGAAGAGAAATCAAGTCAAAAGGTTGTGATCTAAAGAAGCTAGGAGAAGATGTTGAcaacttgaagaaagaattgagTGATTTGACCGTtaatttggatattttgcCATCTTTCGGGAGTAAGGAACAggaatttcaaactttcaaGAGTGAATTGGAAGAAGCTGCAACAAAATTGCATGAGATTAAAGAAAGAGGCGAAGAGTTGAATGAACGTAGGCACAGTGAATTTAGTGAAGGATTCAACCagatatcttcaactttgaaaagCATGTACCATTTGATCACCGCTGGTGGTATGGCCGAGCTAGAATACTCTGATTCTCATGATGCCTTTTCTGAAGGTATCGTTTTCTCTGTGATGCCACCGAAGAAATCTTGGAGAACTATATCCAATCTATCTGGTGGTGAAAAAACATTGGCGTCATTGGCTTTAGTTTTCGCCTTACACCACTACAAGCCAACACCATTGTACGTGATGGATGAGATTGACGCAGCCTTggatttcaaaaatgttagTATTGTTGCAAACTACATAAAATCAAGGACTAAAAACGCCCAGTTCATCGTTATTTCATTGAGAAACAATATGTTTGAATTGGCAGAGAGTTTGATCGGTATATACAAGGTCAACAATATGACCAAGTCTGCGACACTAATTAACAGAGATTtaattggaaaataa
- a CDS encoding uncharacterized protein (PKUD0D02015; Pfam Domains: NDUF_B7(2.7e-13)) produces the protein MAIHELPELLSHEEMKKHQIPIPFRDRCASLLIPLNKCRKQGGYLPWTCVEERHDYEHCQYLDFKRRIKELEDYKKARDSA, from the exons ATGGCCATCCACGAACTTCCTGAACTTC TTTCAcatgaagaaatgaagaaacatCAAATTCCTATTCCCTTCAGAGACAGGTGTGCCAGTCTTTTGATTCCATTGAACAAGTGCAGAAAGCAGGGCGGATACCTACCATGGACATGTGTTGAGGAAAGACACGACTATGAACACTGCCAATACTTGGATTTCAAGAGAAGAATCAAGGAATTGGAAGATTACAAAAAGGCCAGAGACTCTGCTTAA
- a CDS encoding uncharacterized protein (PKUD0D02020) — MVKITHGVHLREALYRHVSRSNSICVGSGEFALSPRNLHRNHGKTCEGQLNSTLTSSPVKKIVIRTRTTGGVVSGDGGDTSLGRSSGVSNAPELPSSSPYRKRFRVSPPRVYRVDHELNVFLRKYHEEGVVSLGLQDVSFRSPCRGEQDENEYNQSELRAKILYYDTHVEALIEIPKTLNVKRSILILQLRHKLNDKQGGQRRCKVTTFTPRSEAAWFRRKLAEAKLPLYDSYKYIIVKTRKSLVGPLKESLDELL; from the coding sequence ATGGTAAAGATAACGCATGGTGTCCACCTGAGAGAGGCTCTCTATAGACATGTGTCGAGAAGTAACTCCATCTGTGTAGGATCTGGTGAATTTGCTCTGTCTCCCCGTAATTTACATAGAAACCACGGAAAAACGTGTGAAGGACAACTGAACTCAACATTGACGTCGTCTCCCGTAAAGAAGATCGTCATCCGGACAAGAACGACTGGTGGTGTTGTGAGTGGTGATGGTGGTGACACTTCTCTTGGAAGGTCTTCAGGTGTATCCAACGCACCCGAATTACCTTCATCGTCACCTTACAGGAAAAGATTCAGGGTGAGTCCACCCCGAGTTTATAGAGTCGATCATGAGCTCAATGTCTTTCTCAGAAAATACCACGAGGAAGGTGTTGTGAGTTTGGGGTTACAAGATGTCAGTTTTAGAAGTCCATGTAGAGGGGAGCAAGACGAAAACGAATACAACCAGAGTGAACTGAGAGCAAAAATTCTATACTATGACACACATGTCGAAGCCTTGATAGAAATTCCAAAGACACTAAACGTGAAAAGAAGTATACTGATACTACAGTTGCGACACAAGTTGAATGATAAGCAAGGGGGGCAGCGCCGGTGCAAAGTGACCACCTTCACTCCTCGAAGTGAAGCTGCTTGGTTTCGGAGGAAACTCGCAGAAGCAAAACTTCCGCTTTATGATAGTTACAAGTACATCATCGTGAAAACTAGGAAGAGCTTGGTGGGGCCACTCAAAGAGAGTTTGGATGAACTTTTGTAA
- a CDS encoding uncharacterized protein (PKUD0D02030; similar to Saccharomyces cerevisiae YGL196W (DSD1); ancestral locus Anc_8.156), with protein sequence MPFPYQLTPLADKSELLKQYKGKKKSELPTPSFIVNQKTASENCGNMLRNARAIKAKFRAHVKTHKTLEGALLQLGEGEFSTDRLVVSTLMELWNLLPLVEQGLVSDILLSLPVVESRLDELKDLVTKYPQLKLRLMVDNYRQLEILTKYTEKTGLAYKWSVFVKVNMGTNRAGLTKSDPELEEMIKQLATSQSQISKYISLYGFYCHAGHAYGSRSSDQARSYLIDEISNGNEACKKAKEINQSLELVVSFGSTPTAHSSSLSEAVLKEIESIGELHGELELHAGNYPFCDLQQVGTGCVSPNGVSCRILADVVSSYPDRGSKLPGEQLINAGVIAMSRESGPIPGYGQITSPSGYGDWIIGRLSQEHGILVPSSEDCKLFPLSTRVEIIPQHSCITAASYPWYFVFDSDDDDATVTDIWVPFRGW encoded by the coding sequence ATGCCCTTTCCATATCAACTTACACCACTTGCAGATAAGTCAGAATTACTCAAACAATACAAggggaagaagaagagtgAATTGCCAACTCCTTCATTCATTGTCAATCAGAAGACCGCCTCTGAAAACTGTGGAAATATGTTGAGAAATGCACGAGCAATCAAGGCTAAATTTCGTGCTCATGTGAAGACCCACAAGACATTAGAAGGTGCGCTGTTGCAATTAGGTGAAGGTGAATTTTCAACTGACAGATTGGTTGTGTCAACCTTAATGGAATTGTGGAATTTGCTTCCTCTGGTGGAGCAAGGGTTAGTTTCTGATATCTTGTTGAGTTTACCTGTTGTGGAGTCAAGATTGGATGAGTTAAAGGATTTGGTCACGAAATACCCCCAATTGAAGCTACGTTTAATGGTTGACAACTACAGGCAACTAGAAATCTTAACAAAGTATACCGAGAAAACCGGTTTAGCTTATAAATGGTCTGTTTTCGTTAAAGTCAACATGGGTACCAATCGTGCAGGTTTGACCAAATCTGATCCAGAACTGGAGGAGATGATCAAGCAATTGGCCACTTCGCAATCGCAGATATCAAAATACATTTCTCTTTATGGATTTTACTGCCATGCAGGCCATGCGTATGGTTCCAGATCCAGCGACCAGGCAAGATCTTATTTAATTGATGAGATTAGTAACGGTAACGAGGCTTGTAAGAAGGccaaagaaatcaatcaatctTTAGAACTAGTTGTTTCATTCGGATCCACACCAACAGCACACTCTTCGTCTCTCTCTGAGGCTGTTTTGAAAGAGATCGAATCGATTGGCGAGCTCCATGGTGAGTTGGAGTTACATGCTGGAAACTATCCATTCTGTGACTTGCAGCAGGTGGGAACCGGTTGCGTTAGCCCTAATGGTGTCTCCTGTAGGATATTGGCCGatgttgtttcttcatATCCCGATAGAGGCTCCAAGTTGCCAGGCGAACAGTTGATCAATGCCGGAGTCATTGCAATGTCGAGAGAAAGCGGCCCTATTCCTGGATATGGCCAAATCACATCACCTAGTGGTTACGGCGATTGGATCATTGGCAGGTTATCCCAAGAACACGGTATTCTAGTTCCAAGTTCCGAGGACTGTAAACTGTTCCCATTAAGTACCAGGGTTGAGATTATCCCACAACATAGTTGCATCACAGCAGCCTCATATCCATGGTACTTTGTTTTCGATAGCGATGATGACGATGCTACAGTCACAGATATTTGGGTACCATTCAGAGGTTGGTAA
- a CDS encoding uncharacterized protein (PKUD0D02040; similar to Saccharomyces cerevisiae YLR288C (MEC3); ancestral locus Anc_6.85), with translation MKLALRLDDVGNFRRILGFIVSVRKHCYFKFGQEELTILSLDSDGPLISSTLTKANFTRYDVVSKSDVIMLELNIEPFYQVLRNYEKTPSTSELVVKLQRKDENPNANGNDSTNKRRSVFLSLSYNEDITVSTEIVHSFTIPINLVRGQLVEHLVIPEITKLHLVVDIPHDLGLLFSRIERYKATDSLNIVLNKLGEIKVELQDEAKRMSIKWKGYLTTFSPDDVDSQATGVNKQDRDNGDLNMIKETTVKVRSKWWINASKLIELGDALQMYIHEGGCILDCKLEHDRSASIIYCIPGKLLE, from the coding sequence ATGAAGCTAGCTTTGAGACTTGATGATGTGGGCAATTTCAGACGAATATTAGGGTTCATTGTCTCTGTGCGAAAACACTGCTATTTTAAGTTTGGACAAGAAGAACTAACGATACTTTCGTTGGATTCCGATGGGCCACTCATATCGTCTACATTGACCAAGGCAAACTTCACTAGGTATGATGTTGTTTCGAAGAGTGACGTTATTATGCTTGAGCTAAATATTGAACCATTTTATCAGGTTTTGAGGAACTATGAAAAGACACCCTCAACATCTGAATTAGTTGTCAAATTACAAAGGAAAGATGAGAACCCTAATGCCAATGGAAATGACAGCActaacaaaagaagatctgtttttctttctttatcCTACAACGAGGATATTACTGTGAGCACCGAGATTGTGCACAGCTTCACGATTCCGATCAACTTGGTACGAGGTCAGTTAGTTGAGCATTTAGTGATCCCTGAAATTACAAAATTACACCTGGTAGTTGACATCCCACATGATTTGGGGCTCTTGTTTTCCAGGATAGAGAGATACAAGGCAACTGACAGTTTAAACATTGTACTCAATAAACTGGGAGAGATCAAAGTGGAGTTACAAGATGAAGCTAAAAGGATGAGCATCAAATGGAAAGGCTATCTTACAACCTTTTCGCCCGACGATGTAGATTCACAAGCTACCGGAGTTAACAAGCAAGACAGAGATAATGGAGATTTGAATATGATCAAAGAAACTACAGTAAAAGTCAGGTCCAAATGGTGGATCAACGCATCAAAGCTCATTGAGTTGGGTGATGCCTTGCAAATGTACATTCACGAGGGTGGGTGTATATTAGATTGCAAGTTGGAACATGATCGCAGTGCTTCAATTATATACTGTATACCAGGGAAACTGTTAGAATAA
- a CDS encoding uncharacterized protein (PKUD0D02050; similar to Saccharomyces cerevisiae YOR184W (SER1); ancestral locus Anc_6.84) — protein sequence MSLEREEPNYFGAGPALLPTPVLQQAAKDLLNYENIGLGAGEISHRSKAGASIIDETKESLKSLLNIPDTHEVFFLQGGGTTGFSSVAANLTAAFVKKTGKPGTPYYVIDGTWSKKSYEEAERMGVHPKVAVNSKEVDGKFGTIPPTDKWNIPENLEDVSYVYYCDNETVNGVEFRQFPFEKFPGVEIVADMSSNFLSKPVDVSKYGLIFAGAQKNVGIAGITIYIIKKSLLDQATPDTLKDMGLSVVPIAFDYPTAVKNDSAYNTIPTFTVHIVNLVLKHLIAKGGLLKQEEENIKKAESVYAVLDKYPNVYNLPVEKSARSRMNVVFTIKDGSLDSEFLEGAEKQKLSGLKGHRSVGGMRASLYNAVTLKSTQLLCEYIENFAQKHQ from the coding sequence ATGTCCttagaaagagaagagcCAAACTATTTTGGTGCAGGTCCTGCACTATTACCAACCCCAGTTCTCCAGCAAGCAGCTAAGGATTTGTTAAACTACGAAAATATCGGTCTGGGTGCAGGTGAAATCTCACATCGTTCCAAAGCTGGTGCCAGCATCATTGACGAAACTAAAGAATCACTGAAAAGCCTATTGAATATCCCAGATACTCACgaagtttttttccttcaagGTGGTGGTACAACTGGTTTTTCATCAGTTGCTGCCAACTTAACTGCTGCATTTGTCAAGAAAACAGGTAAGCCTGGAACTCCATACTATGTGATTGATGGTACCTGGTCAAAGAAATCATACGAAGAAGCAGAAAGAATGGGGGTTCATCCAAAAGTTGCAGTCAACAGcaaagaagttgatggtAAATTTGGTACCATTCCACCAACTGATAAATGGAATATTCCTGAAAATCTTGAAGATGTTTCCTACGTTTACTACTGTGATAACGAAACTGTCAATGGTGTTGAATTTAGACAATttccatttgaaaaattcccAGGCGTTGAAATTGTTGCTGATATGTCTTCCAATTTCCTATCAAAACCTGTCGATGTTAGTAAGTATGGCCTAATCTTTGCAGGAGCTCAAAAAAATGTCGGTATTGCCGGTATCACGATCTACATTATCAAAAAGTCTCTCTTGGACCAAGCAACTCCAGACACACTTAAGGACATGGGATTGTCTGTTGTTCCAATTGCCTTTGACTATCCGACTGCTGTGAAAAATGATTCCGCTTATAACACCATTCCAACATTTACTGTTCATATTGTCAATTTagttttgaaacatttgattgCAAAGGGTGGACTGTTAAAGcaagaagaggaaaatatcaaaaaagCAGAATCAGTATACGCTGTTTTAGATAAGTACCCAAATGTTTACAATTTACCAGTAGAGAAGTCAGCAAGATCACGAATGAATGTTGTATTTACCATTAAAGATGGTAGTTTGGACTCCGAATTTCTAGAAGGTGCTGAGAAGCAAAAACTTTCAGGCTTAAAAGGACACAGATCTGTTGGAGGTATGAGAGCTTCTCTGTATAACGCTGTTACCCTAAAATCGACGCAATTGTTATGTGAatacattgaaaattttgCGCAGAAACATCAATAA
- a CDS encoding uncharacterized protein (PKUD0D02060; similar to Saccharomyces cerevisiae YKL212W (SAC1); ancestral locus Anc_1.533) — translation MVASTSLRYAETEEGYVFELAGQEPSQALLLISSSGEVSTVSLEKQTFKRSFQPIAGLLGTIQLHSNQYIVIAETASNSGIIYDDKKVYKVQSTDIISLNPKFKPDEDEQKYIELLKSHLNNATLYFSYSYDLTRPFGDQKVEEPLGFNPEFMWNHFISSSLIKASYSNPFVSNFILPVIYGVSEFIRTTINGKPVTFGMVTRRSTARAGTRYFRRGIDIDGNVANFNETEQFLIVHKLDNTTQVYTYLQIRGSVPVYWAEMNNLKYKPNLLIGPSDYLPARKHFDKCISKYGTNYLVNLVNQSGYEKPVKLSYENAVTALNDSNIKYTYFDFHHECRKMRWDRVKLLLDHLTQIGLSPNDYSQYTIDSNFVAEKTQSHVVRTNCMDCLDRTNVVQSMLGRWYLQQQLIDACIIDGYLDWKDLDPAFNLVFQNIWADNADYVSNAYSGTGALKTDYTRTGKRTKKGALNDLVNSITRYIKNNYFDGSRQDGFDLFLGKSLPYEIVSSPFKDTRPPLYQAAPYVCMVSIFIIIATLVYPKGALTDAKNIFFLSVMSFSTGLSLWFILKNGIQFVNWPVLKKLDFLRKKEVYNNGRVEGFLFEKEASYNKFDEQHKKQ, via the coding sequence ATGGTTGCATCTACATCACTTAGGTATGCAGAAACTGAAGAAGGCTATGTCTTTGAACTGGCTGGACAAGAGCCTTCCCAAGCCCtgttattgatttcttcatccGGTGAGGTATCCACTGTGAGCTTGGAAAAACAAACCTTCAAGAGAAGTTTCCAGCCAATTGCTGGTTTGCTAGGTACTATTCAACTCCATTCGAACCAATATATTGTTATTGCGGAGACGGCAAGCAATTCTGGAATTATCTATGATGATAAGAAAGTTTATAAGGTACAGTCCACGGATATCATCTCtttgaatccaaaattTAAACCAGACGAAGATGAACAGAAGTATATTGAGCTCCTAAAATCGCATCTGAATAATGCAACATTATATTTTTCGTATTCCTATGATCTGACTAGACCTTTTGGTGATCAAAAAGTTGAGGAGCCTTTAGGATTCAATCCAGAATTTATGTGGAACCActtcatttcttcatcgttGATTAAAGCCTCCTACTCCAATCCATTTGTCAGCAATTTTATTTTACCAGTCATATATGGTGTCTCTGAATTCATCAGAACCACCATTAATGGTAAACCGGTTACTTTTGGTATGGTCACAAGAAGGTCAACAGCAAGAGCGGGTACCAGGTACTTCAGGAGAGGTATTGATATAGATGGTAATGTTGCAAACTTCAATGAAACTGAACAATTCTTAATTGTCCATAAATTAGACAACACAACCCAAGTTTACACTTACTTGCAAATCAGAGGTTCTGTTCCTGTTTATTGGGCAGAAATGAACAATCTGAAATACAAACCAAATTTATTAATCGGTCCTTCTGATTATTTGCCTGCTAGAAAACACTTTGATAAATGTATCTCCAAGTACGGCACCAACTATCTGGTCAATTTAGTCAACCAATCGGGATATGAAAAGCCAGTCAAATTATCTTACGAGAATGCGGTCACTGCATTAAATGATTCGAATATTAAGTACACCTACTTTGATTTCCACCATGAATGTAGGAAAATGAGATGGGACAGGGTCAAGTTACTATTGGATCATTTGACACAAATTGGTTTATCACCAAATGATTATTCACAATACACAATTGACTCAAATTTTGTCGCTGAGAAAACACAATCTCATGTTGTTAGAACTAACTGTATGGATTGCTTAGATAGGACCAATGTTGTTCAATCGATGCTAGGCAGGTGGTACTTACAACAGCAGTTAATAGATGCGTGTATTATTGATGGATATCTTGATTGGAAAGATCTAGACCCCGCATTCAACCTTgtctttcaaaatatatGGGCCGATAATGCAGATTATGTCTCCAATGCATATTCAGGCACAGGCGCCCTAAAAACAGACTATACTAGAACTGGTAAGAGGACAAAGAAAGGTGCATTAAATGATTTGGTCAATTCTATCACAAGGTACATCAAGAATAATTACTTTGATGGGTCAAGGCAAGATGGGTTCgatttgtttcttggtAAGTCCTTACCTTACGAGATAGTTTCCTCACCATTTAAAGACACAAGGCCACCGTTATATCAAGCTGCTCCCTACGTATGTATGGTTAGTATCTTCATTATAATTGCGACCCTAGTGTATCCAAAGGGTGCATTAACTGATGCtaaaaacatttttttccttagCGTAATGTCATTCTCTACCGGACTGTCATTGTGGTTTATTCTAAAGAATGGCATTCAGTTTGTCAATTGGCCAGTACTAAAGAAACTAGATTTcttgagaaagaaagaagtttATAACAATGGACGTGTTGAAGGTTtcttatttgaaaaagaggCCAGCTACAATAAGTTTGACGAACAACACAAGAAGCAATAG